The Methanolacinia petrolearia DSM 11571 genome has a segment encoding these proteins:
- a CDS encoding carbohydrate-binding domain-containing protein, protein MKKIKLILPALVIAAAIILTSAGCTDTGGSGSGTQATAANGAAASSASVTTTASTLSTISVEYKNADLETDWDESDSTIITLNGDTVTIDGSGATADGSTVTITSEGTYVVSGTLNDGQIIVNAGDDDKVHLVLNGAYITCLTSAPIYVQNADKTTITLEDGTTNKVTDGTSYTIDEEGEPNAAIFSKDDLTINGDGTLIVDANYKNGIQSKDDLKIVSGTITVTAANDGIKGKDSVAIKDGVITIDAEGDGIQSTNDEDTEKGYVVIEGGTIDITAGTDGIQAETTVEITGGDIMITSGGGSSNASSNSSGNWGSWGMQSTATSTDSATPDSAKGIKGVTGVIISGGTIDIDSSDDSIHSNGAIRIDGGTIALSSGDDGVHADSSLEINDADMEITKSYEGLESAIITINGGDISITASDDGINVAGGNDGSSINGRAGQNEFAAIEGLSLTINGGYVYIDADGDGLDSNGDMYIAGGKTIVNGPTNSGNGPLDYNGEFVMTGGYLLAVGSSGMAQAPSSSSTVNSVMITYSSSQSAGTLVHIESEEGDDILTFSPAKTYQSVLLCTSDLGEGTTYVVYSGGSSTGTATDGLYSGGTYSGGSQYTTFTISGTVTYAGSSTGGMTMGGGGGMSRGGGSGATSFNSTSTGSGPGGMSGQEMQMPDGGQFNGTAPAGGGQFDMNQNGDSMQPPDGGGGGFPGGGTPPA, encoded by the coding sequence ATGAAAAAGATAAAACTGATATTACCGGCACTGGTAATTGCAGCAGCAATAATTCTCACCTCGGCGGGATGCACGGATACAGGCGGTTCCGGCTCCGGCACCCAGGCGACGGCCGCGAACGGAGCGGCTGCTTCTTCCGCGTCGGTTACAACAACAGCCTCGACGCTCAGCACAATATCCGTAGAATACAAGAATGCGGATCTCGAAACGGACTGGGATGAATCCGACTCGACCATCATCACCCTGAACGGTGATACTGTTACGATTGACGGATCGGGTGCAACAGCCGACGGGAGCACGGTGACGATCACATCCGAAGGGACATATGTCGTCAGCGGAACACTGAACGACGGACAGATCATAGTAAATGCCGGAGACGACGACAAGGTCCATCTCGTATTAAACGGGGCGTACATAACCTGCCTGACAAGCGCACCGATATACGTCCAGAATGCCGACAAGACTACAATTACTCTCGAAGACGGAACAACAAACAAGGTAACTGACGGAACATCCTATACCATCGATGAAGAGGGAGAGCCGAACGCTGCAATCTTCAGCAAAGACGATCTCACGATCAACGGCGACGGAACACTCATTGTCGATGCAAACTACAAAAACGGCATCCAGAGCAAAGACGACCTGAAGATCGTCTCCGGAACGATCACCGTCACCGCAGCAAACGACGGAATCAAAGGAAAGGACTCGGTCGCTATCAAGGACGGAGTCATAACAATAGATGCTGAAGGAGACGGAATTCAGTCCACAAACGACGAGGACACCGAAAAGGGATATGTCGTAATCGAAGGCGGAACCATAGACATCACCGCCGGAACGGACGGAATCCAGGCTGAGACCACAGTCGAGATCACAGGCGGAGATATAATGATAACGTCCGGCGGCGGAAGCTCCAACGCCAGCAGCAACAGTAGCGGAAACTGGGGCAGCTGGGGAATGCAGTCGACTGCGACATCTACCGACAGCGCCACCCCGGACAGTGCCAAGGGAATAAAGGGAGTTACCGGCGTGATAATCTCAGGCGGAACGATCGATATCGACTCCTCCGACGATTCGATACACTCGAACGGTGCAATAAGAATAGACGGCGGAACGATCGCTCTCTCGTCAGGCGACGACGGTGTCCATGCCGATTCATCTCTTGAGATAAACGATGCGGACATGGAGATAACAAAGAGCTATGAAGGCCTTGAAAGTGCGATTATTACGATAAACGGCGGAGATATCAGCATCACAGCAAGCGACGACGGAATCAATGTCGCGGGCGGAAACGATGGATCGTCGATCAACGGAAGAGCAGGCCAGAACGAGTTTGCTGCAATTGAAGGACTAAGCCTGACCATAAACGGCGGGTACGTCTATATCGATGCAGACGGAGACGGACTCGACTCCAACGGTGATATGTATATCGCCGGCGGAAAGACAATCGTCAACGGTCCGACGAACAGCGGCAACGGTCCGCTGGATTATAACGGTGAATTCGTGATGACCGGAGGATACCTCCTTGCAGTGGGAAGTTCGGGAATGGCGCAGGCACCCTCTTCATCATCCACCGTTAACTCGGTGATGATAACCTACTCGTCATCGCAGTCCGCAGGAACACTGGTCCACATCGAATCGGAAGAAGGCGACGATATCCTGACGTTCTCGCCTGCAAAGACCTACCAGTCAGTGCTGTTGTGCACATCCGATCTCGGGGAGGGAACGACATATGTCGTCTACTCGGGCGGAAGTTCGACGGGAACGGCGACTGACGGTCTCTATTCAGGAGGAACATACTCCGGCGGCAGCCAGTATACAACCTTCACAATATCCGGCACCGTGACCTATGCAGGCTCATCCACCGGTGGAATGACGATGGGAGGCGGAGGAGGTATGAGCAGAGGAGGAGGGTCAGGAGCCACCTCCTTTAACAGCACCTCAACGGGTAGCGGCCCCGGAGGCATGTCCGGACAGGAGATGCAAATGCCCGATGGAGGACAATTCAACGGAACCGCCCCCGCCGGCGGAGGACAGTTTGATATGAACCAGAATGGCGACAGCATGCAGCCCCCGGACGGCGGAGGCGGCGGTTTTCCCGGAGGAGGGACTCCTCCTGCATAA
- a CDS encoding PAS domain S-box protein: MAALKKNTKTTETISVLYIDESSPIPEKGRLVLKEKGSISVEACESEKDALRILSKKKFDAIVAGCITSGCNGTSFISRLRESGDETPVIIFTPKGHEDNVISTLNSGADYYIQRDGDPETLYAGLSEKINQLVIKRKKKSIIRSFFYSNSDVMFVKDENLRYLIANNAALDFFGVGRDELSNRTDRDLLGEKNAETCHMAEKKALKTGRPVFTEENIGNRYLRCMKFPLEISPGRTGIGAIVSDITEKRQIEEKLKQHLKKLEDTQKKLKDNEEYIKNVLDGIPVGIAVLTLKPEIGFVYYNQNFLKYHRISEKALENIDAFWENAYEDPVFREEIKKKVLTEIETGGPERMQWYEVPVTRSGGETTYINMRNIPLDKKGQIISMVWDVTEQKKVNDKNRLHLERLKWLLDLYRISGGSEENLMLHALENSRSMTESKYGFIGVLTADESEMIVYQWSKDVMKRCEVQATQKHLPIKSAGIWAECVRKRAPVIVNEYSQDNPGKRGLPKGHVEISRILAVPIFDSGKITAIIIVANKETQYCEDDTDALTTLGNLMWEILKTRRAEDELIREKELFSQTFESLRDAAFVLDAHPLSIRKANKAASKLFEYSIKEMTGKKPDLLHVDGDSVEQFTRQIHSYLTGHTEMPRFEFRMKRKDGTVFPAEHSISSLYDSGGNQKGWVHIVRDITSEKEAEMREKASLRQIEENMEQLATLNDQIRNPLAVILGLADLKCPESAKEITDQVKEIDKMVKMLDEGWVRSEKIWAYLKTHYGLGKID, encoded by the coding sequence ATGGCAGCATTAAAAAAGAACACGAAAACAACTGAAACAATTTCCGTATTATACATTGATGAATCCTCACCAATTCCGGAAAAAGGAAGACTTGTTCTTAAAGAAAAAGGAAGCATTTCAGTTGAAGCCTGCGAAAGTGAAAAAGATGCCCTCAGGATTTTGTCAAAGAAAAAGTTTGACGCAATAGTTGCAGGATGCATAACTTCCGGCTGCAACGGCACCTCGTTTATCAGCCGACTCCGTGAAAGCGGGGACGAAACACCTGTCATAATATTCACCCCGAAGGGGCACGAGGATAACGTTATCAGTACGCTCAACAGCGGGGCGGATTATTATATCCAAAGAGACGGCGATCCTGAAACGCTGTATGCCGGGCTTTCCGAAAAGATAAACCAGCTCGTGATAAAACGGAAGAAGAAATCGATCATCAGGTCGTTCTTCTATTCAAACAGCGACGTAATGTTCGTCAAGGATGAAAATCTCAGGTACCTGATCGCCAATAACGCAGCACTGGATTTTTTCGGAGTCGGCCGGGATGAACTGAGTAATAGAACCGACCGCGACCTCCTGGGTGAAAAAAACGCTGAGACATGCCATATGGCAGAAAAGAAGGCATTGAAAACAGGACGGCCTGTATTCACGGAGGAGAACATAGGCAACAGATATCTCAGGTGCATGAAATTCCCCCTTGAGATCTCCCCGGGAAGAACAGGGATCGGAGCAATAGTCAGTGACATAACCGAAAAAAGACAGATCGAAGAGAAACTGAAGCAGCATTTAAAAAAATTGGAAGATACTCAAAAGAAATTGAAGGATAATGAAGAATACATAAAAAACGTACTTGATGGCATCCCGGTCGGCATAGCCGTTTTAACGTTAAAACCCGAGATCGGTTTTGTATACTACAACCAGAATTTTCTTAAATATCACAGGATATCTGAAAAAGCACTTGAAAATATCGATGCATTCTGGGAAAATGCCTATGAGGATCCCGTCTTCAGGGAAGAGATAAAGAAGAAGGTTCTTACCGAGATTGAAACGGGCGGTCCGGAAAGAATGCAATGGTATGAGGTCCCTGTAACCCGTTCGGGAGGGGAGACCACCTATATCAACATGAGAAACATTCCGCTTGACAAAAAAGGACAGATCATCTCAATGGTCTGGGATGTAACCGAACAGAAGAAAGTAAATGACAAGAACAGGCTTCATCTCGAACGTTTAAAATGGCTTCTTGACCTTTACCGGATTTCAGGCGGATCAGAGGAGAACCTGATGCTCCACGCCCTTGAAAACAGCAGATCCATGACTGAAAGCAAATATGGGTTCATAGGAGTTCTTACGGCCGACGAATCTGAGATGATCGTTTACCAGTGGTCAAAGGATGTGATGAAGAGGTGCGAAGTCCAGGCCACTCAAAAACATCTCCCTATCAAATCAGCGGGGATCTGGGCCGAGTGCGTCCGGAAGCGGGCACCTGTCATAGTGAACGAATACTCACAGGACAATCCCGGAAAACGCGGTCTTCCCAAAGGACACGTTGAGATTTCACGTATCCTTGCAGTCCCCATCTTTGACTCAGGAAAGATCACTGCAATTATTATCGTCGCCAACAAAGAAACACAATATTGCGAAGATGATACCGACGCCCTTACCACTCTCGGAAACCTGATGTGGGAGATCCTGAAGACCAGAAGGGCTGAAGACGAACTTATACGTGAAAAGGAACTCTTCTCACAGACATTCGAATCGCTCCGGGATGCAGCATTTGTCCTTGATGCCCATCCGCTATCAATAAGAAAGGCAAATAAAGCCGCCTCAAAACTTTTTGAATACAGCATAAAAGAAATGACGGGTAAAAAACCGGACCTTCTACACGTAGACGGCGATTCAGTAGAGCAGTTCACCAGACAGATCCACTCTTACTTAACCGGGCATACGGAAATGCCAAGATTTGAATTCAGGATGAAAAGAAAAGACGGCACCGTATTTCCGGCAGAGCATTCGATATCCTCACTCTATGATTCCGGCGGAAACCAGAAGGGATGGGTCCACATAGTGAGGGATATAACATCAGAAAAGGAAGCAGAAATGCGTGAAAAAGCCTCTCTCAGGCAGATCGAGGAGAATATGGAACAGCTTGCAACATTGAACGACCAGATCAGGAACCCGCTCGCCGTCATTTTAGGCCTTGCCGATCTCAAATGCCCGGAATCTGCAAAAGAGATAACCGATCAGGTTAAAGAGATCGACAAGATGGTTAAAATGCTGGATGAAGGATGGGTACGTTCGGAAAAGATCTGGGCTTACTTAAAGACACATTACGGCCTTGGAAAAATCGACTGA
- a CDS encoding molybdenum cofactor synthesis domain-containing protein yields MPLDEAKKIILTSFTAPDNRITVPAPDACGRVLAGPVCSKRTNPPLILGGPDGIAVRSGETTGAGKDNGIELGAPRVNTGMPLPEGFDAVIAIEEVAKVAENRYMIHAQVSPYENTIPKGSDVEEGDLIMDGGHLITALDIGALLNCGLNEIPVKNWKVGLIATGDEIISPAETPVPGQIVNTNSYIFAAYLKQYGIEPVLYPIIRDNRDSIAQGIHKALKECDMVLVFGGSSAGSKDFTVNALKDSGELLIHGVAMGPGKPASMARVKGKPAFGMPGPSISARTVFHELVRPLLVQWGVPVVPDTIVRGVLAADIPSMGRFDRFMMVKVEKKDGETSIVPLSRSPGYMIMVRADAILHVPGTFALHSGDEVEVRMLRMISSS; encoded by the coding sequence ATGCCGCTTGATGAAGCGAAAAAAATTATTCTGACGTCTTTTACCGCCCCGGATAACCGGATCACGGTTCCTGCCCCCGATGCCTGCGGCCGTGTCCTTGCCGGACCTGTCTGCTCGAAGAGAACCAATCCCCCGCTTATACTCGGCGGGCCCGACGGTATTGCGGTCAGAAGCGGGGAGACGACGGGTGCCGGGAAGGATAACGGGATCGAGCTCGGGGCTCCGCGGGTGAATACGGGAATGCCGCTTCCCGAAGGTTTCGATGCCGTCATTGCGATCGAGGAGGTGGCGAAGGTTGCGGAGAACAGGTACATGATTCATGCTCAAGTTTCGCCATACGAGAATACCATCCCGAAAGGGTCCGATGTGGAAGAAGGAGACCTGATCATGGACGGCGGGCATCTCATAACCGCGCTCGATATCGGTGCACTTCTCAACTGCGGGCTTAACGAAATTCCCGTGAAAAACTGGAAGGTCGGCCTTATCGCGACCGGCGACGAGATAATCTCGCCCGCTGAGACTCCTGTTCCGGGACAGATCGTGAATACGAATTCGTACATCTTCGCTGCGTACCTGAAGCAGTACGGGATTGAGCCGGTATTATACCCGATTATCCGCGACAATCGCGATTCGATCGCACAGGGAATCCATAAGGCTCTCAAAGAGTGCGATATGGTCCTGGTCTTCGGGGGATCTTCCGCCGGCTCGAAGGATTTCACGGTAAATGCCCTGAAAGATTCGGGTGAGCTTCTGATTCACGGGGTGGCGATGGGTCCGGGGAAGCCCGCATCAATGGCACGGGTAAAAGGGAAGCCTGCATTCGGGATGCCCGGGCCTTCGATCTCTGCCAGGACGGTATTCCATGAACTGGTCCGTCCCCTGCTTGTGCAGTGGGGCGTTCCCGTGGTACCCGATACGATTGTGAGAGGAGTGCTTGCCGCAGATATCCCGTCCATGGGAAGGTTCGACCGCTTCATGATGGTGAAGGTGGAGAAAAAAGACGGAGAGACCTCGATTGTCCCGTTGTCGAGATCGCCGGGGTATATGATAATGGTAAGAGCGGATGCGATCCTTCACGTGCCCGGAACCTTTGCACTTCACAGCGGAGACGAGGTCGAAGTCCGTATGCTCAGGATGATTTCCTCTTCCTGA
- a CDS encoding methanogenesis marker 8 protein, translating to MTEIFDEHIIEASGRCRIIVRNGEVVEVGEAMIKSCPLTKKFSCPVYDLDRESVKANIEYRIKTWGMCTPERKVIENREFVGFGASEILSFGLSAGMLDAVVLACDGAGTLVSPNPSLVQGIGGRMSGLVKTVPYENVIRRIEEAGGLVIDKENASLDQMAGLAKAYELGYEKVAVTVALPAEAEKIRQQYPDAIIFGVHVTGLGREEAETLVSVSDFVTSCASATIREAAGKKVLVQAGTAIPTYAMTRIAKDIILEKVRCGDEQVLVKTTKLPVASGSQPEPLV from the coding sequence ATGACTGAAATTTTTGATGAACATATAATCGAGGCTTCCGGCAGATGCAGGATCATCGTAAGAAACGGCGAAGTGGTCGAGGTGGGGGAGGCGATGATCAAATCCTGCCCGCTCACGAAGAAGTTTTCCTGCCCGGTGTACGATCTCGATAGGGAGTCTGTTAAGGCGAATATCGAATACAGGATAAAAACCTGGGGGATGTGCACGCCGGAACGAAAGGTGATAGAAAACCGTGAATTCGTCGGGTTCGGAGCGTCGGAGATCCTGAGCTTCGGGCTTTCGGCCGGGATGCTCGATGCCGTGGTTCTTGCATGCGACGGAGCGGGTACCCTTGTTTCTCCGAATCCTTCCCTAGTGCAGGGTATAGGCGGAAGGATGTCGGGACTCGTAAAAACAGTTCCTTATGAGAATGTGATCCGCCGGATCGAGGAGGCCGGAGGTCTCGTTATCGATAAAGAGAATGCATCGCTCGACCAGATGGCCGGCCTTGCGAAGGCATACGAGCTTGGATATGAGAAAGTCGCAGTAACGGTCGCTCTTCCGGCTGAGGCGGAGAAGATCCGGCAGCAGTATCCGGATGCGATCATATTCGGCGTTCATGTCACCGGACTTGGCAGGGAGGAGGCGGAGACTCTCGTTTCGGTATCCGACTTCGTAACGTCCTGTGCGTCGGCGACTATTCGCGAGGCCGCGGGAAAGAAGGTCCTCGTTCAGGCAGGAACCGCTATTCCGACCTATGCCATGACCCGGATAGCGAAGGACATAATTCTTGAAAAGGTCAGGTGCGGAGATGAGCAGGTCCTTGTGAAGACGACGAAGCTTCCGGTGGCCTCGGGGAGCCAGCCCGAACCCCTGGTCTGA
- a CDS encoding cation:proton antiporter domain-containing protein — METETELITAVFIILACALAVIFVGRRFRLPMIIGYFLTGIIVGPSLLGLVTEEQVELLAELGVIFLMFTIGLEMSLKNLLAMWKKILVSGGLQLLITAVVVWLIMTYLGYSTAVSILTAFLVAPSSTAIIMNLYQQKGEINTPHGKTSLGLLIFQDISVIPMMLIIPILAGTSGGSIPTEILSLIFGLIILAFVLIAAIFFVPRLLIRVAAVRNNELFIITIVVICFGIAWLMSLNGVSLALGAFLAGIAISESEYSHEVVGQIMPIRDILTSFFFVSIGMMVSLSFLGSHLVMVVLLAAAVIVGKSLINFVSIKATGADSGAAFMSAVGISQIGEFSFIIGSTGLVAGIITNDFYQIFLAISIVTMAVTPFLVDSAPRMARALARGNPVPNGNAPLSFGGAAGTAPGIAPVPGEEPKEHVIIVGYGVVGQYVAKAFRRIGMDYVILELNPDTIRDQRKKGEKIVYGDARHESVLEFAGIDMARAIVLTIPDTQAVKAVITAIRRKNPKIGIITRSRFISEIADLYHLGADEVIVDEREAAIQIFRRILANEQVPQQELDQYARQIRCELYDTYFEKPVLSHLKSEPKPGFFEIFGLRIREAEERMPKTRNSVEQIHVGKNSDACGKKLSELHLRANYGVTVIAVRRVSAGDAEVNPDKNTVLYEGDTAVVIGERTSINMIIPMFTEKSD, encoded by the coding sequence ATGGAAACCGAAACAGAACTGATAACAGCAGTATTCATAATTCTGGCATGTGCACTTGCCGTCATTTTTGTCGGAAGGCGGTTCAGGCTTCCGATGATTATCGGGTATTTTTTAACCGGAATAATCGTCGGCCCTTCACTTCTCGGGCTCGTTACCGAAGAGCAGGTCGAGCTGCTTGCCGAGCTCGGCGTAATCTTCCTGATGTTTACAATCGGGCTTGAAATGTCGCTCAAAAATCTCCTGGCTATGTGGAAGAAGATTCTTGTCAGCGGTGGCCTTCAGCTCCTGATCACGGCAGTTGTAGTGTGGCTGATAATGACTTATCTCGGTTATTCCACGGCTGTTTCGATCCTTACGGCATTTCTCGTAGCCCCGTCGTCGACTGCTATTATAATGAATCTTTACCAGCAGAAGGGCGAGATCAATACACCGCACGGTAAGACATCCCTCGGGCTCCTGATATTCCAGGACATCAGCGTAATACCGATGATGCTTATTATCCCGATCCTTGCCGGAACTTCGGGGGGCAGTATCCCGACGGAGATCCTGAGCCTCATATTCGGATTGATAATTCTTGCTTTCGTCCTGATTGCGGCAATATTTTTCGTTCCCCGCCTTTTGATCAGGGTTGCGGCGGTAAGGAACAACGAGCTTTTCATTATCACTATAGTCGTAATATGCTTCGGGATCGCGTGGCTGATGTCCCTGAACGGGGTTTCTCTTGCACTCGGTGCATTCCTCGCGGGGATTGCCATATCGGAATCGGAGTACAGCCATGAGGTTGTTGGCCAGATTATGCCGATTCGTGATATACTGACGAGCTTCTTCTTCGTTTCAATCGGTATGATGGTGAGCCTGTCTTTCCTCGGGTCTCATCTTGTGATGGTTGTTCTGCTTGCTGCGGCGGTTATCGTCGGAAAGAGCCTGATAAATTTCGTGAGCATAAAGGCGACAGGTGCTGATTCGGGTGCTGCGTTTATGTCTGCCGTAGGAATTTCACAGATAGGTGAATTTTCGTTCATAATCGGATCGACCGGTCTTGTCGCCGGGATAATCACCAATGATTTCTACCAGATATTCCTTGCAATCTCGATCGTTACGATGGCCGTCACTCCCTTCCTTGTCGATTCGGCACCGAGGATGGCCCGGGCTCTTGCCAGGGGGAATCCGGTTCCGAACGGGAACGCTCCTCTTTCATTTGGTGGGGCTGCCGGCACCGCTCCCGGCATTGCTCCTGTTCCCGGTGAAGAGCCGAAGGAGCATGTGATTATAGTCGGATACGGCGTCGTGGGCCAGTATGTCGCAAAGGCTTTCAGGAGGATCGGGATGGATTACGTGATCCTTGAACTGAATCCCGATACGATCCGCGACCAGAGGAAGAAGGGCGAGAAGATTGTTTATGGCGATGCGAGGCATGAATCGGTCCTGGAATTTGCAGGGATCGATATGGCAAGGGCAATTGTTCTGACTATTCCGGATACGCAGGCTGTAAAGGCGGTGATTACTGCGATAAGGAGGAAGAACCCGAAGATCGGCATTATCACGCGTTCGAGGTTCATCTCCGAGATTGCGGATCTTTATCATCTCGGTGCGGACGAGGTCATAGTGGATGAAAGGGAGGCCGCGATCCAGATCTTCAGGAGAATTCTTGCAAACGAGCAGGTTCCCCAGCAGGAACTCGACCAGTACGCAAGACAGATCCGCTGCGAACTTTACGATACGTATTTTGAAAAACCGGTATTGTCGCACCTGAAGTCCGAACCTAAGCCCGGGTTCTTCGAGATATTCGGCCTGAGGATTAGGGAGGCTGAGGAGAGGATGCCGAAGACGAGGAACTCGGTCGAGCAGATTCACGTCGGCAAAAATTCGGATGCATGCGGAAAAAAACTCTCAGAACTCCACCTCCGTGCAAATTACGGAGTGACAGTTATTGCCGTCAGGAGGGTCTCGGCCGGTGATGCGGAAGTTAATCCCGACAAGAACACGGTTTTATATGAAGGCGATACTGCGGTCGTGATCGGCGAGAGGACTTCGATTAATATGATTATCCCTATGTTTACAGAGAAGTCGGATTGA
- a CDS encoding DUF4258 domain-containing protein, with the protein MHARVRMFERNVSTDDLVILLKNGEIIEEYSDDQPCPSVLMLGYINNQPYHLVVGFCEDHLRIITVYVPDEYHWIEYKIRRKSE; encoded by the coding sequence ATGCATGCCAGAGTCAGGATGTTTGAAAGAAATGTGTCTACTGATGATCTGGTTATTTTATTAAAAAACGGAGAGATCATAGAAGAATATTCTGATGATCAACCATGCCCTTCTGTGCTGATGCTCGGATATATTAATAATCAGCCCTATCATTTAGTAGTAGGATTCTGTGAGGATCATCTCAGAATAATTACAGTCTATGTGCCGGATGAATATCATTGGATTGAATATAAAATTAGGAGGAAGAGCGAATGA
- a CDS encoding type II toxin-antitoxin system MqsA family antitoxin, giving the protein MIPERCSYCKGNLKEGNTEFMVRVGEEVIIIRDIPAYICDQCGEVFFTPDISRKIDKIMEDAHKGRICCKPVAAGEVKLEV; this is encoded by the coding sequence ATGATCCCTGAAAGATGTAGTTATTGTAAAGGAAATCTTAAAGAAGGAAATACCGAATTCATGGTACGGGTCGGTGAAGAGGTCATAATCATCAGGGATATCCCGGCATACATCTGTGATCAGTGCGGAGAGGTTTTTTTCACTCCGGATATCTCCAGAAAAATCGATAAGATCATGGAAGATGCTCATAAAGGCAGGATCTGCTGCAAGCCCGTTGCGGCAGGTGAAGTTAAACTGGAAGTTTGA
- a CDS encoding YlbF family regulator, producing MKEESKISPELLDRINAFGNAILESSEYRTLIQCNERLDNDRKAKDLFRQYRLKQQELQLKGFDRGVLGELNDLEAQMKSNETMASLENSQKALAGLFRGSNELISSRIDQPFAQKRGGCY from the coding sequence ATGAAGGAAGAATCGAAGATCAGTCCCGAACTTCTGGACAGGATAAATGCATTTGGTAATGCCATTCTTGAAAGCAGTGAATACCGGACTTTGATACAGTGCAACGAGAGGCTGGACAATGACCGGAAGGCAAAGGACCTTTTCCGGCAGTACAGGCTGAAGCAGCAGGAGTTGCAGCTGAAGGGTTTTGATCGCGGGGTTCTCGGCGAGCTGAATGATCTTGAGGCACAAATGAAGAGCAACGAGACCATGGCAAGCCTCGAAAATTCACAGAAGGCACTCGCCGGCCTCTTCAGGGGTTCGAACGAACTGATCAGCAGCAGGATCGATCAGCCGTTCGCACAGAAACGCGGGGGATGTTATTGA
- a CDS encoding YlbF family regulator: MAEESKISDELMERINAFGKAIVESEEYRNLIQCDEELNKNQGAQDLLGEYRMKQLELQRKGFDRKVLNELNDLEEQMKNNETLAKLENSQKALAALFRSSNDLISEKIGQPFAQRLGGCR; the protein is encoded by the coding sequence ATGGCAGAGGAATCGAAGATCAGCGATGAGCTTATGGAAAGGATAAACGCATTCGGGAAGGCTATTGTCGAAAGCGAAGAATACCGGAACCTGATACAGTGCGACGAGGAACTGAATAAAAACCAGGGGGCACAGGATCTCCTGGGAGAATACCGGATGAAACAGCTGGAGCTTCAAAGGAAAGGATTCGACCGGAAGGTTCTCAATGAGCTGAACGACTTGGAAGAACAGATGAAGAACAATGAAACGCTGGCAAAACTTGAAAATTCGCAGAAGGCTCTCGCTGCTCTTTTCAGGAGTTCGAACGACCTGATCAGCGAAAAGATCGGCCAGCCGTTTGCACAGAGGTTAGGGGGGTGTCGGTAA
- a CDS encoding ferredoxin, whose translation MEIESVKLVCFSPTGTTKAVVEGIARGMKPGNVELLDITRPGAREEPLQIRENELLVIGVPVYMGRVPALLTGWLNEIKAQNTPAVCVVVYGNRVYEDALLELKDIVSGCGCRPIAGAAFIGKHSFSDTGTPTAEGRPDVDDLHKAELFGQRVREKLDTIRSVDQIPGVNIPGCHPYRGDSKLWIVDFIAVSDECDQCGICAEGCPVGAIDPENCNLTDIERCITCCACIRNCPKGARTMKPGMVKDAQLRLHTLYSERKEPECFI comes from the coding sequence ATGGAAATAGAATCCGTGAAATTAGTTTGTTTTTCGCCTACAGGAACAACGAAGGCAGTTGTCGAGGGAATTGCACGCGGGATGAAACCCGGCAACGTGGAATTGCTGGATATCACCCGGCCGGGTGCAAGAGAAGAGCCTTTACAAATCCGGGAGAATGAACTGCTCGTAATCGGGGTTCCGGTTTATATGGGAAGAGTGCCTGCTCTTTTAACCGGATGGCTGAATGAAATTAAGGCTCAAAATACCCCGGCGGTCTGTGTCGTCGTCTATGGCAATCGCGTATACGAAGACGCACTCCTCGAACTGAAAGACATCGTGTCAGGATGCGGGTGCAGACCTATCGCCGGTGCAGCGTTTATCGGCAAACATTCGTTCTCGGACACCGGGACACCGACGGCAGAGGGACGACCGGATGTAGATGATCTGCACAAAGCAGAATTATTCGGGCAGAGGGTGCGGGAAAAACTTGATACCATCCGGTCGGTTGACCAGATCCCTGGTGTAAATATTCCCGGCTGCCACCCTTACCGTGGGGATTCCAAACTGTGGATTGTCGATTTTATTGCGGTGAGCGATGAGTGCGACCAGTGTGGGATCTGTGCGGAGGGATGCCCGGTCGGTGCAATCGACCCGGAGAACTGCAACCTGACAGATATTGAAAGATGTATCACGTGCTGCGCCTGCATAAGGAATTGTCCGAAGGGTGCGAGAACTATGAAACCCGGTATGGTAAAGGATGCACAGCTGCGTCTCCATACGCTTTACAGCGAGCGAAAGGAGCCTGAATGTTTTATCTGA